AATGAATTAATAACATCAACAAATTGGAAAAGCTGCCAGTGCCAGAAAGAATTATATAATTTCTCATATAtattattgaccaaaaaaaaaaaaaccatattaGAGTGTATTATCATCCTACAACGCTTCTTTTTATATTAGATTTTGCAATTATACCAGAACTGGTAAATCTTCGGCCTAGCATCAGCTTTCACATTATGAAATGCATTAATTTGTGTATGCTGTGAAATGCAATAAGAGTCAGGACCTGGATCTCAGATTGGGGCGTATCAAGCATCACAAAATCCAATATTCCTAATCACAAAGATATGAAACGGGAAAATTTTATTGGTTTGAATAAGGCAATGTTACCTGCCAAAAGTTTCAGCATCCCAACCACACCAAAAATAGTTCGAATCTTAGGAACCCTAACGGAGCTGGAATCTGGAAGCTTTTCTGCAAAACCGGAAgccacaaataaacaaacagtcAAATGTCAGTAAAATCTGTAGCATTTAACCCAGAACTGAATTCAAGATTGTTGCTTTTACACACAGAAAACCTACCAATGAGCTGCATAGAGCCATCCACCCTACTGATTGCCAAAGAGGATCCCTGAGAGCCATCAGTGGGCTCGATAACATACTGATCCGGAAACTCCCACAGCCTCATTCGTGTGTACAGCTTCTGCCCAGAGTCTGCCTTCTCCATCATATTACTTGGGTAAAAATCCAAATCACTGAAAAATTAACCGATCACAAACAGAACCCAACATTTAAATTTCCATTATTTCAAATCTTTTGTCCAATAACAGCATTAAAATTGGACACATGGAGAACCCAGTATTTCAAATTTCCTAAAGTTCAAATCTTTATTCCAAAAAGTAAGGAATAACGAATACATGAACAGTGGCCAGCATTGCAATTTGGTAAATTACCTTTTCAAGGATCACCAAGTGAAAGCGGCGTGGTAAAAGTGAAAGAGCAAAAACTGAGACCCAAATCTCTCTCAAAATTCTTGTGAGAAATGGAAGATCAAAGAGCAAAGCTAGAGCTTTTTGGGGGTTGGTCTGAGATTTTGACAAAGTAAAAGAAAGaagggtttgtgagggtaagGCCGTGTTTGCCTGCGTGTCTCATAAGACGCATAGACCGGTAACGGACTGTCTCTCTACTCTCTCGTCCAAAGCTTTAACGGAATTTTGGGCGGAAACTACCAACTGTTTTTGCCCAAAACAGTGCTGGAGAAAGGAACTTTGCCCAAGAAATTAATCAGAATACAAGATTATTAATAAAACATGAAACGAAAACGAACGTGGTAGATAGTGATTGGGCCGTCCTCTAGTATTTTGAGGCCCAGCAGACCAAATCACTTGCTATTATTTGTATGTGTGCGGCCTTTCAGTTTATGAATGATCGCGAATTAAGTTTATCTCTACTAATAGAATGCCAGAAGTCTGTTTTGGTGTCTTAAGgcttcacaaaaaaaaactgGACTATAAAacccctcaaacaaaaaaatcaaaactgacagaaaaaatacatataaaaaCCCCAAGGCTAATttcgtcaaaaaaaaaatatatttcattttttaagaaataaaattttagtagaaaaaatttaaaacaacaaaCGTGGAAGACACAACTTAAACCACGTTCGGCAGTTTtcgaaaaaaaagggaaaaaaacacgaaaaataaaaaaggaaaaaacttcCCTGCAAAAACTGAAACCCATTATCTTGCGAACTGAAACCCCATTATCTTGCCATGCCGATAGAATTAAAACCCACTACGGGATCCTGTTTTCTGGAATCTGGATCCGTCTCTcactaactctctctctctctccctcctccgcAGCcacctctctttctccctcctcCGCGGCCACCGCCAGCCGAACCTCCTGTCACTAGCTCCTCCCATCTAACTATCTATCCTCTCCAAACCACCACCGATTTAATCCCGAGGTATAcactttttggtttttcaatttttttatttatttttatttgtttcatcAGTACAGGCTTTTGTATTTATTGTATTAATAGGAGAAATAACCCAAAGAGATGATAATTTGTATTTGATTTCAATTGCCAGAGTCGAAGCTCTGAAAAGGGAGCAGCATCCAACCGCACCAGCAACTTTCATGTAAGCTCCGATCTTCCTCTCGCTCTATCTCAGTTACCCATTTGTTGTTCATCTGGATCTTGCTTCGATTAAGCTATTTGTGACTTAAACCGTCGCCTTCATTGCCATCTTCTCCAGGTACCCAACTTCCCAATTTAAAAAACTAAGGTTCCATTACCCTTTCGaatttctctcattttttttgtgattttgttctTGGGTTTGAttctttaatttgattttacTGGAAGTGTTTTACAGTTTTGGGTtggagagaaggagaaggagaaaagagaggaagcaTTTTAGCGAGGGAAAGGTGAAACTCTGTTTGCTTCTTTTCCCATACAGGTTGTTCTGATTGGGATCAGTTTTAACCCTCTTCGTCTCTCTGCACACACAACCACtccacttcttcttctttttatttttttatatatccaGGACAGTTTGAAGATTTTGCTTCCTTGGAAATCTAGCGGCAAGAAATCATCCGTACGTTTTGGTTTCAAAGTTGTTCTTTATCATTTCAGTttaaataatttgattatttttttacgaaaatTATGCAGATAAGAAGAAGTCCACCCATTGATACTAACAAGTTCCATGTAAGATGTTGGGGATCCTATATTTGCTTTCTTATATGTTTCTACAATTTGTCTCTGTCTGAGTGTTGAGATTTCTGGGCTTATTAGAGCACACTAAACCGAATAGGAATCGGCGAGCGAGAGAGGGTGGGTGGTGCCACTGCAATCCTACTTCTTCTGCTCTTCCAGTGCCTTCcaggtatttctcttcattatTTCTTGCTTTGTACTCTTTCTAACTTATAtttgttccattttttttctcaatttatATGTTGCGGTGAGAAATATGTCCTTTAGTTGTCTTTTTCTGTCGGCGTTTGTGATGATTgttaataaaagaaatgtttgTGATTAACCAAACGACATAGGTTTTGCATCAGCTGAAGATTTTGCTTCCTTGCAAATCTAGAGGCAACAAATTTTGTTGTATGTTAACCATTCTGTTTTCTATTTGTTTTCGTAACTCTTTTTGCTTTCGAAGTTTACTGCTCGGTTAAATTTTTGTACTAAATTCTTCAAGTTGTTAAGTTTGGGTAAATTTAGGGATTCATGAATGGGTCCGTGGTTGAAGCTCAGGAAAATTAGCTCAATCGGATCTGCAAATGGGTTAATGCCTACTGTCTTAATTTTGGTTATGGTGGTATATGTTCGGCTCCGTCCTATTAGTTTGTGTTAGTCTGTTTTTTCCTTTTCGAAATCCCCAATGTTATGTGTTCTGTCAATTCGATAGTGTACATTTCATGAATCTTTTAACTGTGATCTAATTTGTGTAAGCATCATTTTCCATTGTTGAATTTCAATGCTATGTTTCCatattttccttcaattttaccTTTATTAAGAATCATCCAAATTGAAATTTCAGTTTTAAGATTTCCAGAGGACTTCAACATATCAACTATGGAGGGAATTGATAGACGCAATATGTCAGAGGTTCTTACCTTATCTGTATTATTCCTCTTCTGTAGAgatgatttattttttcttctttttcaaaaataaaataaaattcattcTTTTTGGCAATTTCTCAATGTCGGTCGACAATGAAGAAATTCACTTCGGACAAACaaatgttcaaaattttcaacagtCAAATCAAAGTTATCGTAGGAGCAATCAACAAAGGCAAAGACGACAATCTATGAATTCATCACAGCTGGCTCAAATTTCAATGCGACGACGTGCCAATTATCAAACACGATTGAACTCAGTAAATATAGTACAAAATCAAACGGAAGTAAACCAAGATGACATAGGACCAACATCGGTGGGTAACtatgatttatttttatttttttgtctctattaattatatatttgtaaATTCATACGTTGTATgaatatttttgtaaaaattattAAGACACATCTATTAAGATTGAACGAATAGTTATCTTACATTGTCATTGCCTTTTGTACTACCAATGGAAACATCCACTTAATAATTCTGTTATGTCTATAACAATTTCAACATTCGGATTGTATATATTTACCACAGTGACCAACGTTTTAACAAGtaccccaacaaaaaaaaaaacaaaaaaaaaacaaaaaaaaaaaaggaaagaaatatgTCTGGAACGGTAAGTGATAAATTTTTTATGTAAACTTGGAATAACAGTTCAACTATAATAGTCAagggaaaaatataaaaacaattaCAATTATGTGCAGCCATCTTCtagattaaaatattaaaataacagttaaacTTGGTAAGTGATAAAATTTTTACGTAAACAGCTTCAAATTTATTGCTTCCAATTATGTGCAGCCATCTTCTAGATTTCACCCTTCACCTCCATACTTGGTACTATACTTTCTAAAGCATATACATTAACAATTACAATGGAAAAAACTAACACAATACACATTTAGGGGCGCGTAGCGCCCGTGATGCAAAAATGCCTCTCGCACGCACGTTAGTGCGTGCAGAGAGGCTAGTGATAATGAAAGTgaagtgttattggcatttcaaaaatttcattctacattttttataaaatgtattttttttcttctaaatatagaaagtttgggaTGTAGAATAATAactttggagtgccaataacaattccttaataaaatgagtaaatgagtaaattacataaaactacttCAATTATAAGGTTAATCACAATTTCATACTcaatctttaaaacatttcaatgtcataccttatcttacgaatttgttcaatgtcataccttttGTCTATCAATCCTTTATTAAATGGTGACGTGGCTTGAGACGGGACCCattctctattaaaaaattaattaaatattaaaaactaaaaaataataataataatttaatattttttttaaatgggggcCCACCCTACAACCCCTTATTCGGTTCTTCACATGTCCCCCAACCTTCCTTCACTACCTTTTCCCTCTCCACGTTGACGAGGAACACCACACCGAAAACGTCGTCCTATCCGACACCCCCAACCCCCTCGCCACCAGCTCGTGCGGCGGCAGCATCTCGTCGTCTCCCTCGTCCCCCTCATCCACCACATCAACCAGACCATCGTTTCTACGGTGCTTCTCCACCGCCCGGGATAGAACCAACACCATTATCGGGGCCGAGTTCTGGAGCTTTCTCGAATTTGGAACCGACGGGGATGGAAAAAGTCTCGGAATTGAAGGGATGGGCTTCGACAATGACGAAATTGTCGGCTTTCGGTACAACACTTGTGCCGATTGACTAAGTTCTGGGAGGACCGCGAATATTCTGAAATTGACGCGACGAGTTAGACTAAGGCGGGGGTTTGGGGTGTTAACGGCGGGCTCGGTGAAATCGGTGGTCCAGAAGACCTCGGCGTTGTTGAGCTTCTCGCCCGCGGCGGTGGACGAAGGCGGAGAGAAGGAGAAGAGGCCGAGCAGCCGATCTGACGACGGCGATCACTAGCTGCAGAAGCTGGTAGAGGCCATGGTTGGGGTTTTTGGGGGATAAAAAAAGGGGGGGAAAGGAGAAGATTTATGGGTTTTGATGTGGCGAAGGGACGCGGAGTTTGGTAGAAATTGAAtagaagaaaagagaaggaaggaaaaacacCTGAAAATGTTAGGGGTGGGAGTTACTTTCAGGAAAAAAGAATGTGGTGGGCGATGTGGTGCTCCTCATCAGCGTGGAGATAGAGGAAGAGAGGGCGGCGGTGGGGTGGTGAAGGAAGGTTGGGGGGACACGGGAAGAACCGAATAAGGGGTTGTAGGTGTGGGTcccccatttaaaaaaattattaaacaattttattttttagtttttaatatttaattaattttttaatagagggTGTGTCCTGTCTCAAGTCAGGTCAACATTTAACAGAGGAATTGACAGACAAACTGACGGAAGATATGACAACAAATTCGTAaaataaggtatgacattgaaatgttttaaggaTGGAGTATGAAACTATAGTTGATTCAATAATTGagatagttttatgtaatttatcctaataaaattgaaaacaattaTATTAACACGTGTCGATAGAAAGGCTATTTAAAATTTATACATTAAATGAGTGTAGAAAATTTAAACTCGAACTCACATACCGTCTAATGccaattattttctttgttatataccattttatttcccttttttGGGTATTAACTACTTCCTTTAGTAAAAGCgcttatataattttatttaacggtTAATACAAGATTCAAACGAAAATCAGCCCAATAACGTAACATGCATATATTAACAAAACATGGAAAAACAACATAATATATCAACAAGGATTTGAACTTCCTTTTGTAACACATGAATTGAACTTTCTTGGTTATTATTTAGGGTTACTTAAACACACAATATCTGAATCTCGTACTTCCACCGGCCTAAACTCTATCTCCTGCCACTAATCAGCAAACTGCGCGCACTGTCTTACTAAGGGCATATACATTCTAATCTTATGATCCGAATTTGCAAACAACAAAATTACCAGCAGATTATGTGATTCTATAtgtatctaaaaaaaaaaataatcaaaacaaaacaaataataaaggaATAGAGAAGTAATTAAGAAGCTTATAACATAAATTGTGAGTAtagatactttggatgcggtccctaatccttaacattctttgactaaaaccttaatgatattcaaagtttgatcaaagtcccttgactttgtacacctcattatagtacaattaatatttttatttttatagttttgacattaattgtttgatattttatgagatttataatcctataaatttaaagtccctcattataatactattagaaacggttacaataaaaaaaattcaaacattttgattgaataaatggataaaaactatttaacaataagaaataataaatggcaaacgaatgtatccatagtggtAAAAAACAAattggtacattaataaagaagaataggtacattataaataaattagggtacagataaaagattaaaaaattatgagaacaaatgaattttttaaaaatataggcgctaaaagaaattaatacatgggtacaaaataaaactaaaaagaaaatactacaaatttaaaaaattgttgcaaattaaaagtgggtacaaactaaaaatataaatatatgatacaaagtttaggcataaaacataaatataccatatgtaatttttctatcattgattaaatatacaatgtcacgtgacggtatacacatgggtaaacataaataaaactttaaaaaatatgggcacaaaaagaaactaatatatggtacaaattaaaaatgaaaaaaaaattggtattaaaaataggtacaaactaaaaataaaaatatatgataaaaaatttagccataaatataaatatactaattgttgttggaaatgtgccataaaaccaatcatatgatgatactttatggacatttcacatgttaaactaatctagtttaatatcaagggcaaagattattgtttgagccgtctcatataaatgttatatgcttaaacgataagtccaaggaatatgtgattgggagaatgcgatctaaagaaattagattcatgagaccattctttcgtagacacatcctaaacgttcctggtcataggattgccaattgggcattgacagtccgttaagatcagtacgtgttgtgtcttctctcagggagagtgactagtctcgagtcattggtgtgtgtgacatcaagacaaatacataggtgcttaatagagaatgagttcactgaacacgatcaacgaagagttctcatattcatgtcacatgaaaactcatggttgggataatgcaaagtagtcatttgacctgaggcatcatagttgtcttgtggttaggtacttgatctttgattatgtcaaagtcaccctatccgcgggtgtccacggcatcgtcggggttaagccacttagccatggaggcaagtgaatgcgcaacaagggatctctaaccttcaaactgtttgggggagaatactctatgatatgattaagaatctctggccagagtatgaatgagatttaggaagtcgttccaaatcacattcaaggtaatcatataagcacacgaatcacattggatagtagacatgaataaactatcaaaccaaacaatgtggtcaagagtattgtattagagaaagaccgtattgcatttgtaatcctaaactgaataggttctccacctcttctgattagcttgggtaaccatgatatgctgctaggtgtcactcatggtttgtggaagccctaaacgtgtataatcactaaagggagaattgaaagtaagtttcaattcacaatcgatttgaaatggttttaatcgcccactgcctcgctaaaaggaacctaatggatcgtacatcatgtaaggtggagattgaagaaacaatggagatgagtaagaataattaaatggtttaattatttatggcaaggattaattaatatgttaattaatcaaacgaataagttcgttaaagacctcgggatagttttggaccttaaggcccaatgggcttcgaacgtcaagcccattgacttaagttgtatgacaacttaatgaataatgattcacaaaggcccaattagcccaataataccctaaggccggccatttaaagatggagtgagttttggacttatttacaagttgccacttcaatgaattaaggtataaatatgactttatagccaaaattcatttagggttttcttttggggaaaggatgagaacataagctctcgtttctctctaaagtggccggcctccttggagggtttagctagcaatcctactactccaaggtcactcatttcttctccaatctaaccttggtgaagagacttagaggttctcaattttgggaacttggaaaaccatttcatccatccaaaatcatggatctaagaagcaaggaatgaaggccctatctcttgggtgattatcctttacttttgcaaagaggaatctacaaaggtataaatttatcaacttactttgttttgagttgagtcttggttcacctaactactaggctttgaatttaatgggtaatgttttgttttttgagtgcatgcaatcatgattccgccttttaattgttaattgcatgttatagatgttgctcaaatgaacatgtttttcacaaaatcatccttcaagtggtatcagagcctaggtctagtagttggtgaatccttttgggttttgtagttcatagtctttgatttaaatgttgtaatatgttacaagctttattattgcttctttgaatgtaaattttgttagaaaatttgccatctcaaatgttgtagatgtagttcatatgagcatgaatattggagctaaaatttggtgccatgtttttggggattttcggccaaatccaaagggtggatttttgggttcatgtttgacttgttaaaagtgttttcaagtaacttttggaacccctatgtaccctagtttggttatatgttatttcccttagggtgcgtttggtacgcagacggaacggaacggaacgggacgggacgggacgggacgggacggaacgaaggtgtaatttttgaaaaagacatggggtatatttgtcttaaaatggtaaaacattgcgtTCCAcaaacgtggaacaaacccgttccagggggggaggtggaacgcaaaaacactcaaaatctgtcccgtggaacagcccgttccacccatttttggcgcaccaaacgcgggacggaacgcctcgtcccgttccgtcccgtcccgtcccacgtaccaaacgcacccttaagtttgagtggttttggggtctttgggtgaaaaatgttcatggagattttttgagtttttcatgaaagttcttcattgttcttgatattttagccaagaacaaaaagtttgatgttttgattcaaagttttggttaatttcataaagtctttgttttgtgttggtgggtgtgacttatctatcaacaaaacatttattgaaatttttgaaaggtgatagaaatgatgatgggtgtgtaagaagtacttttcttacacacacaccacttgcatgactttattCACACCAACCTatttccacttgcatggctttatgacttagttgaaaaattttcaaaatttttgtgaCCTCACtcctctccaaaaccggccactccctcaatgagagtgtttttggggcttttatgcaattacataaagttttggtacttttaTGTATTagtagtttgacccaaaagtttacatatttacgtaaaggcccaaaatcattaaaggacaaattgttttgttcctttaatgaagtttttcaatttgttgaaatttttgggttctagttgtgatTACATGAAGtaatggacttttgtgtttttacaaaatgagctcaaaagtttaagttttgcaacatagcccaaaaagttgaggttattgcattttggcccaaattaggttgagaacaaaatggttttgtctctttaaatgagaattggattttcatttcatttagctccatttaaatcaattctatggatacaaaaaccaaatgacaatgttgcattcaagtttaataggttaaa
Above is a window of Malus sylvestris chromosome 15, drMalSylv7.2, whole genome shotgun sequence DNA encoding:
- the LOC126605838 gene encoding uncharacterized protein LOC126605838 produces the protein MYPTSQFKKLSFGLERRRRRKERKHFSEGKDSLKILLPWKSSGKKSSIRRSPPIDTNKFHSTLNRIGIGERERVGGATAILLLLLFQCLPVLRFPEDFNISTMEGIDRRNMSEKFTSDKQMFKIFNSQIKVIVGAINKGKDDNL
- the LOC126605263 gene encoding LOW QUALITY PROTEIN: uncharacterized protein LOC126605263 (The sequence of the model RefSeq protein was modified relative to this genomic sequence to represent the inferred CDS: substituted 2 bases at 2 genomic stop codons); the encoded protein is MASTSFCSXXSPSSDRLLGLFSFSPPSSTAAGEKLNNAEVFWTTDFTEPAVNTPNPRLSLTRRVNFRIFAVLPELSQSAQVLYRKPTISSLSKPIPSIPRLFPSPSVPNSRKLQNSAPIMVLVLSRAVEKHRRNDGLVDVVDEGDEGDDEMLPPHELVARGLGVSDRTTFSVWCSSSTWRGKR